A window of Zingiber officinale cultivar Zhangliang chromosome 5A, Zo_v1.1, whole genome shotgun sequence contains these coding sequences:
- the LOC121980019 gene encoding zinc finger protein 11-like, with protein MEEEHGTGPAKASGDDDYDAAGTRPHPYYGCTFCRRGFSNAQALGGHMNIHRKDRVKAQPPPPPPMASSSVCHGGSGAAGYTVHSSQAPSAERTTAQCLLGEDLGLGLSSSSTGRYRRHRDATGSVAPGGEARRQEVDEDNEVDLELRLGHQPHYNRHAV; from the coding sequence ATGGAGGAGGAGCACGGTACGGGCCCCGCCAAGGCCTCAGGCGACGACGACTACGACGCCGCCGGCACCCGGCCGCATCCCTACTACGGTTGCACCTTCTGCAGGAGGGGCTTCTCCAATGCGCAGGCCCTCGGCGGCCACATGAACATCCACCGCAAGGACCGAGTAAAGGCACagccaccgccgccgccgccgatgGCCTCGTCGTCTGTATGCCATGGTGGCAGTGGTGCTGCTGGTTACACCGTGCACTCGTCGCAGGCGCCGTCGGCGGAGAGGACGACGGCTCAATGCCTCTTGGGCGAGGATCTCGGGTTGGGACTGAGCAGTAGTAGTACTGGCCGCTATCGCCGCCACCGCGACGCTACTGGCTCGGTGGCGCCAGGTGGTGAGGCGAGGAGGCAGGAGGTCGACGAAGACAATGAGGTGGATTTGGAGCTGAGGCTCGGCCACCAACCACATTATAATAGACATGCAGTGtag